The Thermomonospora amylolytica sequence TACAGCTCCTGCTTGGTCCCGGCGGGGGCGGCCTTGCCGCCCTTGCCGCCCTTGACGGCGGAGCGCACGCCGCCGCGGGTCTTGCCGGTGGTCTTCGGGGCCTTCTTGACACCGAAGCCGTGCTTGGACATCTCCTGCATCCGGCGTTCCTCGAACGCCTCGCCCAGCTCGTCGAGCCGCTTCCTGCTCACCGCCTTCTTGAGGGCGGGCAGGATCTCGCCCTCCTCCTCTTCGATGTGGTGTTTGACGGCGGTGACCAGCTCCTCCAGGCACTGGTCGAAGTCGGGGCCACCCGGGTCGATGCCCTCGAGCCGGTGCAGCGTCTCCTCCGCCTCCTTGTGCTCCTCCTCGCT is a genomic window containing:
- a CDS encoding hemerythrin domain-containing protein, producing the protein MPDVITLITKDHRAMEKLFDRLASDRGRRPELVREMSAMLIAHSRAEEERVYPAIAEEAGEKGEIEHSEEEHKEAEETLHRLEGIDPGGPDFDQCLEELVTAVKHHIEEEEGEILPALKKAVSRKRLDELGEAFEERRMQEMSKHGFGVKKAPKTTGKTRGGVRSAVKGGKGGKAAPAGTKQELYKRAQELDISGRSKMTKDELAKAVQKAGRR